Proteins found in one Vagococcus carniphilus genomic segment:
- a CDS encoding MFS transporter gives MKQENKTINLNVLLGSLFLGYVMVYIDKLSVGISIVSISKDLPMSESTKGLILSAFFLGYALMQVPMSFAINRFGARKVVIGSVLLIGFFDFLFGMSPSVQMLLSVRLLTGMLAHSGYASASSKEVIENFPIERRTFAKGILISSSGVAGIIGPILLSPIIEIKGWRFAYTLLTILAITIAIIISFAIPKRKETFKKEANKGISILTVWKNSTIWILFAGAFFINNLLYGLNNWLPTFLTSYRGVSLTQSGMISSAVGAFSLIGAIGGSYLVGRFFQGRDKLVIIITSIIGSLLVFTSYFVHKPFIFIIVLGSSTLFLTLAFVTLMAIPMKLFDGQSFAPSYSTIASGGIIGGAVAQLVIGFLVERSGTFLTAFIYFFILGLLTSLSLVFVKLDSTKKA, from the coding sequence ATGAAACAGGAAAATAAAACAATCAACCTAAATGTCCTTTTAGGCTCACTCTTTTTAGGTTATGTCATGGTCTATATTGATAAACTATCTGTTGGAATTTCCATCGTTTCAATCAGTAAAGATTTACCTATGTCGGAAAGTACAAAAGGTCTTATACTAAGTGCTTTCTTTTTAGGATACGCTTTAATGCAAGTCCCTATGAGTTTTGCTATTAACCGTTTCGGCGCTAGAAAAGTTGTAATTGGTTCTGTTCTTTTAATTGGCTTTTTTGATTTTTTGTTCGGGATGAGTCCCAGTGTTCAAATGTTGTTAAGTGTTAGACTTCTAACAGGAATGCTTGCTCATTCAGGATACGCCTCTGCTTCAAGTAAGGAAGTTATTGAGAACTTTCCAATTGAAAGAAGGACTTTTGCTAAAGGAATTTTGATCTCATCGTCTGGAGTTGCTGGAATTATTGGACCAATCCTTTTATCACCTATTATAGAAATTAAAGGTTGGCGCTTTGCATATACACTATTAACTATTTTAGCTATTACTATTGCTATTATTATCTCTTTTGCTATTCCAAAAAGAAAAGAAACTTTCAAAAAAGAAGCAAACAAAGGTATATCTATCTTAACTGTATGGAAAAATTCAACCATTTGGATTTTGTTTGCTGGTGCTTTTTTTATTAACAATCTGCTTTATGGGTTAAATAATTGGTTACCGACTTTCCTGACTTCTTACCGAGGTGTTTCTTTAACTCAGTCAGGTATGATAAGTTCAGCTGTTGGAGCTTTTTCTTTAATTGGTGCAATTGGCGGTAGCTATTTAGTAGGAAGATTCTTTCAGGGAAGGGACAAGCTAGTTATTATTATCACTTCTATTATTGGTTCCTTATTAGTTTTCACTTCTTATTTCGTTCATAAACCATTTATTTTTATTATCGTTTTAGGAAGCTCTACTTTATTTTTGACTTTAGCATTTGTTACTTTAATGGCTATCCCGATGAAATTATTTGATGGTCAATCTTTTGCACCAAGTTACTCAACTATTGCTTCTGGAGGGATTATTGGTGGAGCTGTAGCTCAACTTGTCATTGGTTTTCTAGTAGAACGTAGTGGTACATTTTTGACAGCCTTTATCTATTTTTTTATTTTAGGTTTACTAACTAGTCTAAGTTTAGTTTTCGTCAAGTTAGACTCAACTAAAAAAGCATGA
- a CDS encoding NADPH-dependent FMN reductase, whose translation MKIVLLVGSIVGTKTRIAVRTMEALMKEDNSDTEIVVLDLGKLDVIFSDGRQYFEYEGDTNYVATQLMEADGIIIGTPTFQSSIPGTLKNVFDLLPIYAFRDKQIGIIATAGSSKHFLMVEHHLKPILSYMKGEVIPSYVFIEEKDYDKKVIVNHDTIVRLKRLRDQLLLNLETLEKRKKEIDSMYDF comes from the coding sequence ATGAAAATTGTTTTATTAGTTGGCTCAATAGTTGGAACAAAAACAAGAATTGCTGTGAGAACGATGGAAGCTTTGATGAAAGAAGATAATTCAGATACAGAAATTGTCGTGCTTGATTTAGGCAAATTAGATGTGATATTTAGTGATGGTCGTCAATATTTTGAATATGAAGGAGACACTAATTATGTTGCGACACAATTAATGGAAGCTGACGGAATTATCATCGGAACACCGACTTTTCAATCCTCAATTCCTGGAACATTAAAAAATGTCTTTGATTTACTTCCAATTTACGCTTTTAGAGATAAACAAATTGGAATTATTGCGACAGCAGGTTCTTCAAAACACTTTTTAATGGTTGAACATCATTTGAAACCAATTCTTTCTTACATGAAAGGTGAAGTGATTCCAAGTTATGTATTTATAGAAGAAAAAGATTATGATAAAAAAGTAATTGTTAATCATGATACAATTGTGAGATTGAAACGGCTGAGAGATCAACTACTTCTAAACTTAGAAACTCTGGAAAAAAGAAAAAAAGAAATTGATTCAATGTATGACTTCTAA
- a CDS encoding LLM class flavin-dependent oxidoreductase → MTTFNIDTTKGMEFGLYSLGDHVMNPVDGKRISAKQRIDEIIEAAKLAEQAGIDVFGVGESHQTHFTTQAHTVVLGAIAQATEKIKVTSSATVLSVSDPVRVYEDFATIDLISGGRAEIVGGMYPHIDTGFKLIRGAGYPKQQFAEAVDPQDALMVGDKHQIIEKLLYQHELFGMDRFMAQIDFGGVPFDKIMKNIEIIGNDILPVIKKYTAKG, encoded by the coding sequence ATGACAACATTTAATATTGATACAACAAAAGGAATGGAATTTGGTTTATATTCATTGGGAGATCATGTGATGAATCCTGTAGACGGAAAAAGGATTTCTGCAAAACAACGAATTGATGAAATTATTGAAGCTGCTAAGCTAGCGGAACAAGCAGGAATTGACGTATTTGGTGTTGGAGAGAGTCATCAAACTCACTTTACAACTCAAGCACATACAGTTGTATTAGGTGCTATTGCTCAAGCAACAGAAAAAATAAAAGTGACAAGTTCGGCGACAGTATTAAGTGTGTCAGACCCAGTTCGTGTCTACGAAGATTTTGCAACGATTGATTTAATTTCAGGAGGAAGAGCAGAAATTGTTGGAGGAATGTATCCGCATATTGATACTGGTTTTAAATTAATTAGAGGAGCAGGATATCCTAAACAACAATTTGCAGAAGCCGTTGATCCTCAAGATGCCTTAATGGTAGGAGACAAACATCAAATTATTGAAAAACTTTTATATCAACATGAATTATTTGGAATGGACCGCTTTATGGCGCAAATTGATTTTGGTGGAGTTCCATTTGATAAAATTATGAAAAATATCGAAATCATTGGTAACGATATTCTTCCAGTTATAAAAAAATACACAGCGAAAGGATAA
- a CDS encoding MarR family winged helix-turn-helix transcriptional regulator encodes MKKNTLGSLTFLRISRFANQSNQLSNQYLKQFDLSAAKFDTMVQIEQFQPIPQQELAKKVTVSQGGMSKMLDRLEKEGYIYRSIDWKVKHVSLTTKGQEKLDGVYEKQLNFQTQLFDDCLSKKEQKELYKLMTRLQNHTNKQLK; translated from the coding sequence ATGAAAAAGAATACATTAGGTTCTTTAACTTTTTTAAGAATCTCTAGATTTGCTAATCAAAGTAATCAGTTAAGTAATCAATATTTGAAACAATTTGATTTATCAGCTGCTAAATTCGATACGATGGTTCAAATTGAGCAATTTCAACCTATTCCTCAACAAGAACTAGCAAAGAAAGTGACGGTCTCTCAAGGTGGTATGTCCAAAATGCTAGATAGGCTTGAAAAAGAGGGATATATTTATCGAAGTATTGACTGGAAAGTTAAGCATGTTTCTCTCACTACAAAAGGGCAAGAGAAACTAGATGGAGTCTACGAAAAACAATTAAATTTCCAAACGCAACTTTTTGATGATTGTTTATCAAAAAAAGAGCAAAAGGAATTGTATAAACTAATGACTCGACTGCAAAATCATACAAATAAACAACTAAAATAA